The following coding sequences lie in one Arachis ipaensis cultivar K30076 chromosome B03, Araip1.1, whole genome shotgun sequence genomic window:
- the LOC107629371 gene encoding cytochrome P450 71A1 isoform X8: MINSIHEACAKGSLVNLSKMIVATSMNISSRCIFGLRFETSDDGRKSIVEAVRKMMTQLSKLGVGDLFPSLDWIDVLTGFTSRLKVTHAELDAFLEEIIEEHKRKKKNCDDNNKDFVDVLLQLQERDMLEFELNGDTMKALLLDMFVAGSDTVSSTIEWVFAELANNPKTMKKVQEEVRRIVGGKSMIEENDINQMKYMKCVIKETLRLHPPGPFLIPRETANSVEIKGYHIPKKVAIYINSYAIHRDPKLWDNAEEFIPERFEGTQQVDYKGIGFQLIPFGIGRRACPGVSFAVASLEYVMANLLYLFDWKVPNNNGALIDMSELSGLSISKKHPLYLEPMPYLIC; this comes from the exons ATGATTAATTCCATACATGAAGCTTGTGCAAAAGGGTCGTTAGTGAATCTATCTAAGATGATTGTTGCAACATCAATGAACATATCTAGTAGGTGCATTTTCGGGCTAAGGTTCGAAACAAGTGATGATGGTAGAAAAAGCATTGTGGAGGCTGTGAGGAAGATGATGACACAATTATCAAAACTTGGGGTTGGAGATTTGTTCCCTTCATTAGATTGGATTGATGTTCTTACAGGTTTCACGTCAAGATTAAAGGTTACTCATGCTGAATTAGATGCATTCTTAGAAGAGATTATTGAAGAAcataagagaaagaagaaaaattgtGATGATAATAATAAAGATTTTGTTGATGTACTTCTTCAACTTCAAGAGAGGGACATGCTTGAGTTTGAGCTCAATGGAGATACCATGAAAGCACTCCTTTTg GATATGTTTGTTGCGGGAAGTGACACTGTTTCATCAACTATTGAATGGGTCTTTGCAGAACTTGCTAATAATCCAAAGACCATGAAAAAAGTACAAGAAGAGGTAAGAAGAATTGTGG GTGGAAAATCCATGATAGAGGAAAATGATATAAATCAAATGAAGTACATGAAGTGTGTAATCAAAGAAACTCTTAGATTACATCCACCAGGTCCATTTTTAATTCCAAGAGAGACAGCAAATAGTGTGGAAATAAAAGGGTACCACATTCCCAAAAAAGTAGCCATATATATAAATTCATATGCAATTCATAGAGACCCTAAATTATGGGACAATGCTGAAGAGTTTATTCCTGAAAGATTTGAAGGTACCCAACAAGTTGATTATAAGGGAATAGGTTTTCAATTGATCCCATTTGGAATTGGGAGAAGGGCTTGTCCCGGAGTTTCATTTGCAGTTGCTTCTCTTGAGTATGTGATGGCTAACCTTCTCTATTTGTTTGATTGGAAGGTTCCTAATAATAATGGTGCATTGATAGATATGAGTGAGTTGAGTGGGTTAAGCATTAGCAAAAAACATCCACTTTATTTAGAGCCAATGCCTTACTTAATTTGTTGA
- the LOC110269872 gene encoding uncharacterized protein LOC110269872 codes for MRKQSYDPICLDTFDDHSDWILEDSPPFLTLEEVDALRNDLANMSIQPTLDDLDQLNLEDDQDNDGPSNNAMEDMDTNQNEGNVDQSPNLPYEDVDANFKLTPWT; via the exons ATGAGAAAGCAAAGCTATGATCCAATTTGTCTTGATACATTTGATGACCATTCGGATTGGATATTGGAAGATTCACCGCCGTTTTTAACTCTGGAAGAGGTTGATGCTCTACGAAATGATTTGGCAAATATGTCCATTCAACCAACTTTGGATGATCTTG ATCAATTAAATTTGGAAGATGACCAAGATAACGATGGACCAAGTAACAATGCTATGGAAGATATGGATACAAATCAAAATGAGGGAAATGTTGATCAATCTCCTAATTTGCCCTATGAAGATGTTGATGCTAACTTTAAGCTCACCCCTTGGACTTGA